One window of Athalia rosae chromosome 4, iyAthRosa1.1, whole genome shotgun sequence genomic DNA carries:
- the LOC105688947 gene encoding apyrase-like isoform X1, with protein MRAMIHRNVIWLLNVVAFVTTLPLNQAFKIYNRRDPERNGLFELSVIHFSDFHARFLEIAPNYGPCIEGSENECVGGLARISTESRQLLNDRPNPIFLNAGDNFRGTNWYNVHRWNGTATFLNMLRQDAMTLGNHEFDDQIPGLVSFLKAVNVPVVVANLDDTEEPSLNGLYSKSMIIERNGTKIGIIGAVTSETKQLEVGGLKFLDELKSVNAEASILKNNGIDIIIVLSHCGLDIDRIIAARCPNVDLIVGGHSHVLLYSGTPPSTDIPVDTYPVVVRQEDSDRKVLIVHSGAKTKYLGNISVWFDTAGEIVSWDGNPIFLDNSVEQDPEILAALVPWKVDVDMLDALIVGSTMVKLENNCTYGECNIGNFITDAMVDTWVDKAENGSWTYAAIACINARGIKTNPSDTRGNITYSMALRHQSFDGRWDVVELLGSDLIQVLEHSVAESWSSDVFIGKRFLQWSGIRVTFNLDNKVNSRVTSLKVRCRRCQVPIYEDLVMDKWYRIVVSSFLTNGGDGYTIIKNRRRNLAAGKMDIDSYVKYIKKMSPIVIGIEGRITMEGKWRG; from the exons ATGCG AGCAATGATCCATCGAAACGTCATCTGGCTGCTGAACGTGGTGGCATTTGTGACAACCTTACCCTTAAATCAAGCTTTCAAAATCTACAATCGACGCGATCCAGAACGGAATGGCCTCTTCGAGTTGTCGGTCATCCATTTCAGTGATTTTCATGCCAG GTTCCTTGAAATCGCTCCAAATTATGGGCCTTGCATCGAGGGTTCGGAAAACGAATGCGTCGGCGGACTTGCGAGAATATCGACAGAGTCACGTCAACTGTTGAATGATCGACCGAACccgatttttttaaatgccGGAGACAACTTTCGTGGAACAAATTGGTACAACGTTCATCGATGGAACGGAACGGCGACTTTTTTGAACATGCTTCGGCAAGATGCCATG ACTCTCGGCAATCACGAGTTTGACGACCAGATACCTGGCCTGGTATCGTTTTTGAAGGCCGTCAACGTTCCGGTCGTAGTAGCGAATCTCGATGATACCGAAGAACCGTCTTTAAACGGATTGTACAGCAAAAGTATGATTATCGAGAGGAACGGTACCAAAATTGGTATAATCGGAGCGGTCACCTCAGAGACGAAA CAACTGGAGGTAGGGGGACTAAAATTCCTCGATGAACTGAAGAGCGTTAACGCCGAAGCATcgatattgaaaaacaatGGCATCGACATAATCATCGTTCTGAGTCATTGCGGTTTGGACATCGACAGAATCATTGCTGCCCGGTGTCCAAACGTCGATCTTATAGTTGGCGGTCACTCGCACGTCCTGTTATATTCAG gGACTCCTCCGAGCACCGACATTCCTGTGGACACGTATCCTGTCGTTGTGAGACAGGAGGACTCGGATAGAAAAGTTTTAATAGTTCATTCTGGAGCTAAAACTAA ATACTTGGGGAACATCAGTGTCTGGTTCGATACGGCAGGTGAAATCGTGTCTTGGGATGGTAATCCGATTTTTCTGGACAATTCCGTTGAACAGG ATCCTGAAATTTTGGCTGCTTTGGTACCGTGGAAGGTTGACGTTGATATGCTCGACGCCTTGATCGTCGGATCCACGATggtaaaacttgaaaataattgcacCTACGGTGAGTGCAATATCGGCAATTTTATCACAGATGCAATGGTGGATACG TGGGTCGATAAGGCCGAGAACGGAAGTTGGACATACGCGGCTATTGCTTGTATCAATGCACGGGGAATTAAAACAAATCCATCGGATACAAGGGGAAACATCACCTACAGTATGGCCCTGAGACACCAGAGTTTCGACGGTCGTTGGGACGTCGTGGAGTTGCTCGGATCCGACCTGATTCAG GTTTTGGAACACAGTGTCGCTGAGAGTTGGTCTTCGGACGTATTTATAGGTAAACGCTTTTTGCAATGGTCGGGAATCAGGGTAACGTTTAACCTGGATAATAAAGTTAATTCCAGAGTGACGAGTTTGAAAGTCAG ATGCCGTCGTTGCCAGGTACCGATTTACGAAGACCTTGTAATGGACAAATGGTACCGGATTGTCGTATCCTCATTTCTTACCAACGGAGGCGATGGTTACACGATTATAAAGAATCGACGTCGTAATTTGGCAGCGGGAAAAATGGACATCGATAGCTACGTGaagtacataaaaaaaatgagtccCATAGTAATCGGAATCGAGGGCAGGATAACCATGGAAGGAAAGTGGCGTGGATAG
- the LOC105688947 gene encoding apyrase-like isoform X2, giving the protein MIHRNVIWLLNVVAFVTTLPLNQAFKIYNRRDPERNGLFELSVIHFSDFHARFLEIAPNYGPCIEGSENECVGGLARISTESRQLLNDRPNPIFLNAGDNFRGTNWYNVHRWNGTATFLNMLRQDAMTLGNHEFDDQIPGLVSFLKAVNVPVVVANLDDTEEPSLNGLYSKSMIIERNGTKIGIIGAVTSETKQLEVGGLKFLDELKSVNAEASILKNNGIDIIIVLSHCGLDIDRIIAARCPNVDLIVGGHSHVLLYSGTPPSTDIPVDTYPVVVRQEDSDRKVLIVHSGAKTKYLGNISVWFDTAGEIVSWDGNPIFLDNSVEQDPEILAALVPWKVDVDMLDALIVGSTMVKLENNCTYGECNIGNFITDAMVDTWVDKAENGSWTYAAIACINARGIKTNPSDTRGNITYSMALRHQSFDGRWDVVELLGSDLIQVLEHSVAESWSSDVFIGKRFLQWSGIRVTFNLDNKVNSRVTSLKVRCRRCQVPIYEDLVMDKWYRIVVSSFLTNGGDGYTIIKNRRRNLAAGKMDIDSYVKYIKKMSPIVIGIEGRITMEGKWRG; this is encoded by the exons ATGATCCATCGAAACGTCATCTGGCTGCTGAACGTGGTGGCATTTGTGACAACCTTACCCTTAAATCAAGCTTTCAAAATCTACAATCGACGCGATCCAGAACGGAATGGCCTCTTCGAGTTGTCGGTCATCCATTTCAGTGATTTTCATGCCAG GTTCCTTGAAATCGCTCCAAATTATGGGCCTTGCATCGAGGGTTCGGAAAACGAATGCGTCGGCGGACTTGCGAGAATATCGACAGAGTCACGTCAACTGTTGAATGATCGACCGAACccgatttttttaaatgccGGAGACAACTTTCGTGGAACAAATTGGTACAACGTTCATCGATGGAACGGAACGGCGACTTTTTTGAACATGCTTCGGCAAGATGCCATG ACTCTCGGCAATCACGAGTTTGACGACCAGATACCTGGCCTGGTATCGTTTTTGAAGGCCGTCAACGTTCCGGTCGTAGTAGCGAATCTCGATGATACCGAAGAACCGTCTTTAAACGGATTGTACAGCAAAAGTATGATTATCGAGAGGAACGGTACCAAAATTGGTATAATCGGAGCGGTCACCTCAGAGACGAAA CAACTGGAGGTAGGGGGACTAAAATTCCTCGATGAACTGAAGAGCGTTAACGCCGAAGCATcgatattgaaaaacaatGGCATCGACATAATCATCGTTCTGAGTCATTGCGGTTTGGACATCGACAGAATCATTGCTGCCCGGTGTCCAAACGTCGATCTTATAGTTGGCGGTCACTCGCACGTCCTGTTATATTCAG gGACTCCTCCGAGCACCGACATTCCTGTGGACACGTATCCTGTCGTTGTGAGACAGGAGGACTCGGATAGAAAAGTTTTAATAGTTCATTCTGGAGCTAAAACTAA ATACTTGGGGAACATCAGTGTCTGGTTCGATACGGCAGGTGAAATCGTGTCTTGGGATGGTAATCCGATTTTTCTGGACAATTCCGTTGAACAGG ATCCTGAAATTTTGGCTGCTTTGGTACCGTGGAAGGTTGACGTTGATATGCTCGACGCCTTGATCGTCGGATCCACGATggtaaaacttgaaaataattgcacCTACGGTGAGTGCAATATCGGCAATTTTATCACAGATGCAATGGTGGATACG TGGGTCGATAAGGCCGAGAACGGAAGTTGGACATACGCGGCTATTGCTTGTATCAATGCACGGGGAATTAAAACAAATCCATCGGATACAAGGGGAAACATCACCTACAGTATGGCCCTGAGACACCAGAGTTTCGACGGTCGTTGGGACGTCGTGGAGTTGCTCGGATCCGACCTGATTCAG GTTTTGGAACACAGTGTCGCTGAGAGTTGGTCTTCGGACGTATTTATAGGTAAACGCTTTTTGCAATGGTCGGGAATCAGGGTAACGTTTAACCTGGATAATAAAGTTAATTCCAGAGTGACGAGTTTGAAAGTCAG ATGCCGTCGTTGCCAGGTACCGATTTACGAAGACCTTGTAATGGACAAATGGTACCGGATTGTCGTATCCTCATTTCTTACCAACGGAGGCGATGGTTACACGATTATAAAGAATCGACGTCGTAATTTGGCAGCGGGAAAAATGGACATCGATAGCTACGTGaagtacataaaaaaaatgagtccCATAGTAATCGGAATCGAGGGCAGGATAACCATGGAAGGAAAGTGGCGTGGATAG
- the LOC105688919 gene encoding apyrase-like: MVRSGGIWFITLTAFLTVVISSSAEAADAGPIDVDSNNLFELSVVHLNDFHARFTPTSPSSGTCYDEDGSTCVGGFARLYTATKRLVNERPNAIFLNAGDNFQGTLWYTLYGWNVTGTFMNMLPHDAMTLGNHEFDNGIAGVVPFMKMMNTTIVVANVDDSEEPDFQGLYQKSTIIERNGTRIGVIGVMLSTTNTLSSTEKLKFLDEVESVNAEAEVLKAQGIGIIIVLSHSGLDVDRILAANCPNVDLIVGGHTHSFLYSGTPPDIEDVPEDVYPVVVNQANTTRTVLVVQAYAYTKYLGNISLWFDADGEIVSWQGSPILLDSSWEEDPDVLAALAPWRAEIDAQGNRPVGSTKVILQNNCRLGECNFGNLITDAMVDTYVDLAENSTYWTYAALACINAGGIRGGIESKNGVITYNDLAITQPFNNTWDVIELQGSDLIAVLETSVADSFNEDSFVGTGGFLLWSGLKATFNLSNSQNSRLTDLKIRCRACQVPTYEDVDPDEWYRIVLVSYLTTGGDGHTILSTKHRNRRVGTLDVDNLIKYLKKISPIMTGVEGRLTLEGKWSG; encoded by the exons ATGGTCCGCAGTGGTGGAATCTGGTTCATAACTTTGACGGCATTCTTGACGGTTGTTATCTCGTCATCTGCTGAAGCGGCTGATGCTGGACCAATCGATGTCGATTCAAACAACTTATTTGAATTATCTGTTGTCCATTTGAACGATTTCCACGCCAG GTTTACCCCGACCAGCCCATCTTCTGGAACATGTTACGACGAGGACGGATCGACTTGCGTGGGCGGTTTTGCGAGACTTTACACCGCTACGAAACGGCTAGTGAACGAAAGACCAAACGCAATATTTCTCAACGCAGGTGACAACTTTCAAGGCACTCTCTGGTACACTTTGTACGGTTGGAACGTGACGGGAACTTTTATGAACATGCTTCCCCACGATGCGATG acacTCGGTAATCACGAATTCGACAACGGAATCGCCGGTGTCGTTCCGTtcatgaaaatgatgaataccACTATCGTCGTTGCAAACGTCGACGATAGCGAGGAACCGGATTTCCAAGGATTGTATCAAAAGAGCACAATTATCGAGAGGAATGGTACCCGCATCGGAGTGATCGGCGTTATGCTCTCGACGACGAAC ACCTTATCGAGTACGGAAAAACTGAAGTTTCTCGACGAAGTTGAATCGGTTAACGCCGAAGCGGAAGTACTGAAAGCTCAGGGAATCGGTATAATCATCGTCCTGAGTCATTCGGGCTTAGACGTGGACAGAATCTTGGCTGCCAACTGCCCGAATGTTGACCTCATAGTTGGAGGACATACGCACAGTTTTCTTTACAGCG GCACCCCGCCAGACATCGAGGATGTGCCGGAAGACGTTTACCCCGTTGTGGTGAATCAGGCAAATACTACAAGGACCGTACTCGTCGTCCAAGCTTACGCTTATACGaa GTACCTGGGGAACATCAGTTTATGGTTTGACGCAGACGGTGAGATTGTCTCGTGGCAGGGTAGTCCGATCCTCCTCGATTCTTCCTGGGAAGAAG ATCCCGATGTGCTCGCTGCTTTGGCACCGTGGCGGGCGGAAATTGACGCGCAGGGTAACAGACCGGTTGGATCAACGAAAGTAATCCTTCAAAATAATTGTAGGCTCGGAGAGTGtaatttcggaaatttgatCACAGACGCGATGGTAGACACG taCGTCGATTTGGCCGAGAACAGCACATACTGGACTTACGCGGCGTTGGCTTGCATAAACGCGGGCGGTATCCGTGGCGGTATAGAAAGTAAAAACGGCGTAATAACTTACAACGATCTGGCTATAACCCAGCCCTTCAACAACACTTGGGATGTGATCGAACTTCAAGGATCCGACTTGATCGcg GTATTGGAGACGAGCGTTGCCGACAGTTTTAACGAAGATTCCTTCGTTGGCACGGGCGGTTTTTTGCTGTGGTCCGGTTTGAAAGCAAcgttcaatttatccaacagTCAAAACTCCAGATTGACCGATCTGAAAATCAG GTGTCGTGCCTGCCAAGTGCCGACCTACGAGGATGTGGACCCCGATGAATGGTACCGGATCGTCCTGGTTTCTTATTTAACCACAGGAGGTGACGGCCACACAATATTGAGCACCAAACATCGCAACCGTCGAGTAGGAACGCTCGATGTCGATAACCtgatcaaatatttgaaaaagataaGTCCGATCATGACCGGCGTCGAGGGGCGTCTAACCCTTGAAGGAAAATGGAGcggttag